One stretch of Mycobacteriales bacterium DNA includes these proteins:
- a CDS encoding YebC/PmpR family DNA-binding transcriptional regulator gives MSGHSKWATTKHKKAVVDAKRGKMFAKLIKNIEVAARTGGGDPAGNPTLYDAIQKAKKSSVPNDNIERAAKRGAGLEAGGATWETITYEGYGPGGVALLIECLTDNRNRAASDVRTAMTRNGGSMADPGSVSYLFNRKGVLVVPKSQDGRDITEDDVLEATLEAGAEDVEDLGEAFEVVSEPTDLVAVRTALQKAGIDYESADQSFLPSVQVELNEDGARKLFRL, from the coding sequence ATGAGCGGCCACTCCAAGTGGGCCACGACCAAGCACAAGAAGGCCGTCGTCGACGCCAAGCGCGGCAAGATGTTCGCGAAGCTGATCAAGAACATCGAGGTGGCCGCCCGCACGGGCGGCGGCGATCCGGCCGGCAACCCGACGCTCTACGACGCCATTCAGAAGGCGAAGAAGAGCTCGGTCCCCAATGACAACATCGAGCGGGCCGCCAAGCGCGGCGCCGGCCTCGAAGCGGGCGGCGCCACCTGGGAGACCATCACCTACGAGGGTTACGGCCCCGGCGGGGTCGCCCTGCTGATCGAGTGCCTGACCGACAACCGCAATCGCGCCGCGTCCGACGTACGCACGGCGATGACCCGCAACGGCGGTTCGATGGCCGACCCCGGCTCGGTGTCCTACCTGTTCAACCGCAAGGGCGTCCTCGTCGTCCCCAAGTCGCAGGACGGGCGGGACATCACCGAGGACGACGTCCTCGAGGCGACTCTCGAGGCCGGAGCGGAGGACGTCGAGGACCTCGGCGAGGCGTTCGAGGTCGTCAGTGAGCCGACCGATCTGGTCGCGGTACGCACCGCCCTGCAGAAGGCCGGCATCGACTACGAGTCGGCCGACCAGTCGTTCCTGCCGAGCGTCCAGGTCGAACTGAACGAGGACGGCGCCCGCAAGCTGTTCCGGCTGG
- the pdxT gene encoding pyridoxal 5'-phosphate synthase glutaminase subunit PdxT has product MANSRPLIGVLALQGDVREHLRMLTECGADARPVRRPEEIEDLDGIVIPGGESTTIANLAEIFELAEPLGKRIAGGLPAYGTCAGMIMLADRIVDGAAGQRTFGGIDMTVRRNAFGRQIDSFEADVHLSGVDGPPYHAVFIRAPWVENVGAGVHPLGTVEAGPAAGRIVAVRQGNRLATSFHPELTGDARVHGLFVQIVKGQA; this is encoded by the coding sequence GTGGCCAACTCCCGACCGCTGATCGGCGTACTCGCCCTGCAGGGTGACGTGCGAGAGCACCTGCGCATGCTCACCGAGTGCGGCGCGGACGCCCGGCCGGTACGCCGCCCGGAGGAGATCGAGGACCTCGACGGCATCGTCATCCCCGGCGGGGAGTCGACCACGATCGCCAACCTCGCGGAGATCTTCGAGCTCGCCGAACCGCTCGGGAAGCGGATCGCCGGCGGCCTGCCCGCCTATGGCACCTGCGCCGGGATGATCATGCTGGCCGACCGGATCGTCGATGGCGCCGCGGGTCAGCGGACCTTCGGCGGGATCGACATGACCGTCCGGCGCAACGCGTTCGGCCGGCAGATCGACTCCTTCGAGGCCGACGTCCACCTGAGCGGGGTCGACGGACCGCCGTACCACGCGGTGTTCATCCGGGCACCCTGGGTCGAGAACGTCGGTGCCGGGGTGCATCCCCTCGGGACGGTCGAGGCCGGCCCGGCCGCGGGTAGAATCGTCGCCGTCCGGCAGGGGAACCGTCTGGCGACGTCGTTCCATCCGGAACTCACCGGCGACGCACGCGTACACGGGCTGTTCGTCCAGATCGTGAAGGGACAAGCATGA
- the pdxS gene encoding pyridoxal 5'-phosphate synthase lyase subunit PdxS → MKRGMAEMLKGGVIMDVVTAAQAKIAEDAGAVAVMALERVPADIRAQGGVARASDPDMIDEIISAVSIPVMAKARIGHFVEAQVLQSLGVDYVDESEVLTPADESHHIDKWAFTVPFVCGATNLGEALRRISEGAAMIRSKGEAGTGNVVEATRHMRSIRTEIGRLSTLDSAELYAAAKDLRAPYELVAEVAEAGKLPVVLFTAGGIATPADAAMMMQLGAEGVFVGSGIFKAGDPERRASAIVAATTFHDDPDVVAKVSRGLGEAMVGINVDTLPEEQRYADRGW, encoded by the coding sequence GTGAAGCGAGGCATGGCGGAGATGCTCAAGGGCGGCGTGATCATGGATGTGGTCACCGCCGCGCAGGCCAAGATCGCCGAGGACGCCGGCGCGGTGGCCGTTATGGCACTGGAGCGGGTTCCCGCCGACATCCGTGCGCAGGGCGGGGTGGCCCGGGCCAGCGACCCCGACATGATCGACGAGATCATCAGCGCGGTCTCCATCCCGGTGATGGCGAAGGCCCGCATCGGGCACTTCGTCGAGGCCCAGGTGCTCCAGTCCCTCGGCGTCGACTACGTCGACGAGTCGGAGGTGCTCACCCCGGCCGACGAGAGCCACCACATCGACAAGTGGGCGTTCACCGTGCCGTTCGTGTGCGGTGCCACCAACCTCGGTGAGGCGCTGCGCCGGATCTCCGAAGGGGCCGCGATGATCCGGTCCAAGGGCGAGGCCGGCACCGGCAACGTGGTCGAGGCGACGCGGCACATGCGCTCGATCCGCACCGAGATCGGTCGCCTGTCCACATTGGACAGTGCGGAGCTGTACGCCGCCGCCAAGGACCTTCGTGCGCCCTACGAGCTCGTCGCCGAGGTCGCCGAGGCGGGCAAGCTGCCGGTCGTCCTTTTCACCGCCGGCGGGATCGCGACGCCGGCCGACGCGGCGATGATGATGCAGCTCGGGGCCGAGGGCGTCTTCGTCGGTTCCGGCATCTTCAAGGCCGGCGATCCCGAGCGGCGCGCATCGGCGATCGTGGCCGCCACGACGTTCCACGACGACCCCGATGTCGTCGCCAAGGTCTCCCGCGGACTGGGCGAGGCGATGGTCGGCATCAACGTCGACACGCTCCCCGAGGAGCAGCGCTACGCCGATCGCGGCTGGTGA
- a CDS encoding DUF3048 domain-containing protein: MFWNRHSRLLVVLLAAGIAALTACTSGSDKPSAAAKSSSAAPTSASPSPSPSPKPKPKPKPKPKPKPKPKPPAVNPLTGLGPVPKGPVIGVKIDNTSAAYPQIGVNDADVVYAEQVEGGLTRLLAVFASHRPSEVGPVRSVRFSDPALLRQYGKPALAFSGGAAAVVANFERSGLVDASAGAIPSAYHRAGDRPSPYNLVANLQGLTANLHKATGAKDIGMRWALKDPQQVQKAQTVHGLTGTVGGTPISFRWGAKTRRWIRTVDGADLHTASGAAVSTPNVIVQICQVTVDRGDIDAAGNPSADTKTVGNGAAYVFRDGHMLRGHWTRGNRAAPTVFRDKAGHDLLLHPGGTWVLLVGKANGLSIH; this comes from the coding sequence GTGTTCTGGAATCGTCACAGCCGACTGCTGGTCGTGCTGCTCGCCGCCGGCATCGCGGCGCTGACCGCCTGCACCTCGGGAAGCGACAAGCCGAGCGCGGCGGCCAAGTCCTCCTCGGCGGCGCCCACGTCGGCCAGCCCGTCGCCGTCGCCATCCCCGAAGCCGAAACCGAAGCCCAAGCCCAAGCCCAAGCCCAAGCCCAAACCCAAGCCGCCGGCCGTCAACCCGCTGACCGGTCTCGGGCCGGTGCCTAAGGGCCCGGTCATCGGCGTCAAGATCGACAACACCTCGGCGGCGTACCCGCAGATCGGGGTCAACGACGCCGACGTGGTCTACGCCGAGCAGGTGGAGGGCGGGCTGACCCGACTGCTCGCCGTGTTCGCGAGCCACCGGCCGAGCGAGGTCGGCCCGGTCCGCAGCGTGCGGTTCAGTGATCCCGCGCTGCTGAGGCAGTACGGCAAGCCCGCGCTGGCGTTCTCCGGCGGCGCGGCCGCCGTCGTGGCCAACTTCGAGCGCAGCGGCCTCGTCGACGCGTCGGCCGGCGCCATCCCGAGCGCCTACCACCGGGCCGGGGACCGGCCGAGCCCGTACAACCTGGTCGCCAACCTGCAGGGCCTGACCGCCAACCTGCACAAGGCGACCGGCGCGAAGGACATCGGCATGCGCTGGGCGTTGAAGGACCCGCAGCAGGTGCAGAAGGCGCAGACGGTGCACGGCCTGACCGGGACGGTCGGCGGCACCCCGATCTCGTTCCGATGGGGCGCGAAGACCCGGCGCTGGATCCGCACCGTCGACGGCGCCGACCTGCACACGGCCAGCGGCGCAGCGGTGAGCACGCCCAACGTGATCGTGCAGATCTGTCAGGTCACCGTCGACCGCGGCGACATCGACGCGGCCGGCAACCCGTCGGCCGACACGAAGACCGTGGGCAACGGCGCGGCGTACGTCTTCCGCGACGGGCACATGCTGCGCGGGCACTGGACCCGCGGCAACCGGGCCGCGCCCACCGTGTTCCGGGACAAGGCCGGCCACGACCTGCTGCTGCACCCGGGCGGCACCTGGGTGCTGCTGGTCGGCAAGGCCAACGGGCTGTCCATCCACTGA
- a CDS encoding NUDIX hydrolase, protein MEIAVLVIAFLALLATWVTWTTTRLDRLDTRVDAAQASLDAQLVRRAAAVQALADRAPEPLGAARTERLRTASRAALEADASVREAAENDLGRAVADLPPGLDPDSMRDLVDASTRVVLARRFYNDAVRDTRSLRSRRLPRLLAPAGRRPLPAFFEIADAPVPRRGTTEPETPASPVRR, encoded by the coding sequence ATGGAGATCGCCGTACTGGTCATCGCCTTCCTGGCTCTGCTGGCGACGTGGGTCACCTGGACGACGACGCGTCTCGACCGGCTCGACACCCGGGTCGACGCCGCCCAGGCCTCCCTCGACGCCCAGCTGGTCCGTCGCGCCGCCGCCGTGCAGGCGCTCGCCGACCGCGCCCCCGAACCGCTCGGTGCCGCCCGCACCGAACGGCTGCGTACGGCGTCCCGGGCGGCGCTGGAGGCCGACGCGAGCGTCCGCGAGGCGGCCGAGAACGACCTCGGCCGGGCCGTGGCCGACCTGCCACCGGGCCTCGACCCCGACTCGATGCGCGATCTGGTCGACGCCTCGACCCGGGTGGTGCTCGCTCGCCGTTTCTACAACGACGCGGTGCGTGACACCCGGTCGCTGCGCTCCCGCCGCCTGCCGCGCCTCTTGGCACCGGCCGGCCGGCGCCCGCTGCCGGCGTTCTTCGAGATCGCCGATGCCCCCGTCCCGCGGCGCGGCACCACCGAGCCGGAGACGCCCGCCTCCCCGGTACGGCGCTGA
- a CDS encoding glycosyltransferase family 4 protein, with protein sequence MRVGLVCPYPWDVPGGVQAHVRDLAETLLDLGHYVSVLSPANDETALPHYVVGVGRAVPVRYNGSVARLQFGPVSAARVRRWLREGHFDVLHLHEPVAPSVSLLACMLASGPIVATFHTSNPRSRSLSAAQGMLQPFLEKIRGRIAVSDAARQVQVEHLGGDAVEIPNGVSVARFAGATPLPGYPRTGGTVGFIGRYDEPRKGMAVLLAALARLAPSRPDLRLVVAGGGDAEELRTELPRSLTGRVDLLGVVSETDKARLLASLDVYCAPNLGMESFGIILLEAMAAGTAIAASNLEPFRKVLRGGSAAVLFPPGDAGALADSLAGLLDAPGRRAELAAIGREVVRAYDWPVVAAQILQVYETVVAVEPEQVTAEGG encoded by the coding sequence ATGCGGGTCGGACTCGTCTGCCCCTATCCGTGGGACGTTCCCGGCGGTGTGCAGGCCCATGTCCGCGACCTGGCCGAGACGCTGCTCGACCTCGGCCACTACGTCTCGGTGCTCTCCCCGGCCAATGACGAGACCGCCCTCCCGCATTACGTCGTCGGCGTCGGCCGCGCAGTCCCGGTCCGCTACAACGGCTCCGTGGCCCGGCTGCAGTTCGGCCCGGTCTCGGCCGCGCGGGTCCGGCGCTGGCTGCGCGAGGGGCACTTCGATGTCCTGCACCTGCACGAACCGGTCGCGCCCAGCGTGTCGTTGCTGGCCTGCATGCTGGCCAGCGGGCCGATCGTCGCCACCTTCCACACCTCCAACCCGCGGTCGCGGTCGCTGTCGGCCGCGCAGGGAATGCTGCAGCCGTTCCTGGAGAAGATCCGCGGCCGGATCGCCGTGTCCGATGCGGCCCGCCAGGTGCAGGTCGAGCACCTCGGCGGCGACGCCGTGGAGATCCCCAATGGCGTGTCGGTCGCGCGGTTCGCCGGGGCGACACCGCTGCCGGGGTACCCGAGGACCGGGGGAACGGTCGGCTTCATCGGCCGCTACGACGAGCCGCGCAAGGGGATGGCGGTGCTGCTCGCTGCCCTGGCCCGGTTGGCGCCGTCCCGGCCGGACCTTCGGCTGGTGGTCGCCGGCGGGGGAGACGCCGAGGAGCTGCGTACGGAGCTGCCGCGCAGCCTGACCGGCCGGGTGGATCTGCTCGGCGTGGTCAGCGAGACCGACAAGGCCCGGCTGCTGGCGTCGCTGGACGTCTACTGCGCCCCCAACCTCGGCATGGAGAGCTTCGGGATCATCCTGCTCGAGGCCATGGCCGCAGGGACCGCGATCGCGGCCAGCAACCTCGAGCCGTTCCGCAAGGTGTTGCGCGGCGGCTCGGCGGCCGTGCTGTTCCCGCCCGGCGACGCGGGCGCGCTCGCCGACTCGCTGGCGGGGCTGCTCGACGCCCCCGGGCGGCGGGCCGAGCTCGCCGCGATCGGGCGAGAGGTGGTGCGTGCCTACGACTGGCCGGTGGTCGCGGCCCAGATCCTGCAGGTCTACGAGACGGTGGTCGCGGTCGAACCGGAGCAGGTAACTGCCGAGGGCGGCTGA
- a CDS encoding phosphatidylinositol mannoside acyltransferase — MSRAKVDDGVRGRLQDLAYAAGWWAVKVLPRRLTERVFRKAADIAFRRRGPGVRRLAANLRRVVGPDVDEATHDDLVRRGMQSYARYWLETFRLPVMDKPAVVARISMSRQEIFDAARADGRGLILALPHIGNWDVSGIWLVAQGEPFTTVAERLKPESLYQRFVDYREGLGMEVLPLEGGDRNPAEVLAERLRAGGVVCLLADRDLSAAGVPVTFFGEATRMPAGPALLAARTGAALIPVGQWFDGADWAITFHPRIELDGGLRLRDRVAAATQQLANAFETDIRAHPEDWHMLQRLWVADFGGDRALAPSVVARR, encoded by the coding sequence GTGAGTCGAGCGAAGGTGGATGACGGCGTGCGGGGACGGCTGCAGGACCTGGCCTACGCCGCCGGGTGGTGGGCGGTGAAGGTGCTCCCGCGACGACTGACCGAACGCGTCTTCCGGAAGGCCGCCGACATCGCCTTCCGCCGTCGCGGTCCCGGGGTACGCCGCCTCGCGGCCAACCTGCGCCGGGTGGTCGGACCGGACGTCGACGAGGCGACCCACGACGACCTGGTCCGCCGCGGCATGCAGTCCTATGCGCGGTACTGGCTCGAGACCTTCCGGCTGCCGGTGATGGACAAGCCCGCAGTGGTCGCGCGGATCTCGATGTCGCGCCAGGAGATCTTCGATGCCGCCCGGGCCGACGGACGCGGACTCATCCTCGCCCTCCCGCACATCGGGAATTGGGACGTCAGCGGGATCTGGCTGGTCGCTCAGGGCGAGCCGTTCACCACCGTCGCCGAGCGCCTGAAACCCGAATCGCTCTACCAGCGATTCGTCGACTACCGCGAGGGTCTCGGCATGGAGGTGCTGCCGCTCGAGGGCGGTGACCGCAACCCGGCGGAGGTGCTCGCCGAGCGGCTCCGGGCGGGCGGCGTGGTGTGCCTGCTCGCCGACCGGGACCTCTCGGCCGCCGGCGTACCGGTGACCTTCTTCGGCGAGGCGACCCGGATGCCCGCCGGGCCGGCGTTGCTGGCGGCCCGGACCGGAGCAGCGCTGATTCCGGTCGGTCAGTGGTTCGACGGCGCGGACTGGGCGATCACGTTCCACCCCCGGATCGAGCTCGACGGCGGGCTCCGGCTCCGGGACCGGGTCGCCGCGGCGACCCAACAACTCGCCAACGCCTTCGAGACGGACATCCGCGCCCACCCCGAGGACTGGCACATGCTCCAGCGGCTGTGGGTCGCGGACTTCGGCGGTGACCGGGCGCTTGCGCCCAGTGTCGTCGCCCGGCGGTGA
- a CDS encoding CDP-alcohol phosphatidyltransferase family protein, whose amino-acid sequence MLNLFARASISKVLAPVGARLAKAGVTPDVVTVVGTIGAVAGALVFFPRGEFFVGTLVIWFFVMLDMVDGAVARAGRGSSRFGAVLDSTCDRFADAAVFGSLAWWFAGRGHSSALELAALLCLVLSTVTSYVKARAEGLGMTCNVGIAERAERLIVILVGTGLAGLGVPYVQAIALWLLVAATAVTVAQRLIEVWRQSKETNKTSAGAGSAR is encoded by the coding sequence ATGCTCAATCTGTTCGCTCGCGCCTCGATCTCCAAGGTGCTTGCCCCGGTGGGTGCTCGACTGGCCAAGGCCGGTGTGACACCGGACGTCGTGACCGTCGTCGGGACGATCGGGGCGGTTGCGGGTGCGCTGGTCTTCTTCCCGCGCGGTGAGTTCTTCGTCGGCACGTTGGTGATCTGGTTCTTCGTGATGCTCGACATGGTCGACGGCGCCGTCGCGCGGGCCGGACGCGGCTCGTCCCGGTTCGGGGCGGTGCTCGACTCGACCTGCGACCGGTTCGCCGACGCCGCGGTGTTCGGCTCGCTGGCCTGGTGGTTCGCCGGCCGCGGCCACAGCAGTGCGCTGGAGTTGGCGGCATTGCTCTGCCTGGTCCTGTCGACGGTCACGTCCTACGTCAAAGCCCGGGCCGAGGGACTCGGCATGACCTGCAACGTCGGGATAGCCGAGCGGGCCGAGCGGCTGATCGTCATTCTCGTCGGCACCGGGTTGGCCGGACTCGGCGTGCCGTATGTTCAGGCGATTGCGTTGTGGCTGCTCGTCGCCGCGACCGCCGTGACGGTCGCACAGCGCCTGATCGAGGTGTGGCGGCAGAGTAAGGAGACCAACAAGACGTCGGCGGGTGCAGGGTCGGCGCGGTGA
- a CDS encoding elongation factor G-like protein EF-G2 codes for MATKSSGGTGRGSDRGAAAAVPPIDRPEKVRNVALVGHSGAGKTTLAEALLASTGTIPRMGSVPDGTTVSDADPAEVRQQRSVSLSVAPFEHDGVKVNLLDTPGYADFTGELRAGLRAADAALFVVSAVDGIDAATVTLWDECASVGMPRAVVITRLDHQRADFDQSLAECQRAFGEGVLPLYLPMHADDGSVAGMIGLLSRKVFDYSASGYPPTERDPDPEHLQLIEEARNALIEGVIAESEDETLMERYLGGEDIDMDILVDDLETAVARGSFFPVLGSSATTGVGIAELLELLTSAFPSPLERDLPPTTGVDGNPHPPLTCDPAGPLVAEVVKTTVDAYVGRVSLVRVFSGTLRADTPVHVSGHGLAERGHDDHDEDERLGHLHSPLGATLRPVTRCVAGDICAVTKLASAETGDTVSAKDDPMLIAAWDMPEPLLPVAVQATSRSDEDALAKGLVKLTAGDPTMRLERNAETHQLVLWCMGEAHADVLLDRLKEQGVDLKTVPVITPLRETFGARATGRGRHVKQSGGHGQYAICDIEVEPLDRGAGFEFVDKIVGGAVPNQFIQSVEKGVRAQMVRGVAAGFPLVDVRVTLVDGKTHSVDSSDAAFQTAGALALREAAGHGRIQLLEPVDTVAVEVPDDYVGAVLSDLSGRRGRVTGTEPVGNERSKVSAEVPESELMRYAVDLRSITAGTGRFARTYLRHDPMPEHEASHLLKETASA; via the coding sequence ATGGCGACGAAATCATCAGGAGGTACCGGGCGGGGCTCGGATCGCGGGGCGGCCGCGGCCGTCCCGCCGATCGACCGCCCCGAAAAGGTGCGCAACGTCGCGCTTGTCGGACACTCCGGTGCCGGGAAGACGACGCTGGCCGAGGCGCTGCTGGCCTCCACCGGCACGATCCCGCGGATGGGATCGGTCCCGGACGGGACGACCGTGAGCGATGCCGATCCGGCGGAAGTCCGCCAACAACGGTCGGTGTCGCTGTCGGTCGCGCCGTTCGAGCACGACGGTGTGAAGGTCAACCTGCTCGACACACCGGGCTACGCCGACTTCACCGGGGAGCTGCGGGCGGGCCTGCGCGCGGCCGATGCGGCCCTGTTCGTCGTCTCGGCCGTCGACGGCATCGATGCCGCGACCGTCACCCTGTGGGACGAATGTGCCTCCGTCGGGATGCCGCGTGCGGTCGTGATCACCCGTCTCGACCACCAACGGGCCGATTTCGACCAGAGCCTCGCCGAGTGCCAACGCGCCTTCGGCGAGGGTGTGCTGCCCCTCTACCTCCCGATGCACGCCGACGACGGATCGGTCGCCGGAATGATCGGTCTGCTCTCGCGCAAGGTCTTCGACTACTCGGCGTCCGGTTACCCGCCGACCGAACGCGACCCCGACCCCGAACATCTGCAGCTGATCGAGGAGGCCCGCAACGCCCTGATCGAAGGGGTCATCGCCGAAAGCGAGGACGAGACCCTGATGGAGCGCTATCTGGGCGGCGAGGACATCGACATGGACATCCTCGTCGACGACCTCGAGACCGCGGTCGCCCGCGGCTCGTTCTTCCCCGTCCTGGGCTCCTCCGCGACGACCGGTGTCGGCATCGCCGAGCTGCTGGAGCTGCTGACCAGCGCCTTTCCGTCCCCGCTCGAACGCGACCTGCCGCCGACCACCGGGGTGGACGGCAACCCGCACCCGCCGCTCACCTGCGACCCGGCCGGCCCGCTGGTCGCCGAGGTGGTCAAGACGACGGTCGACGCCTACGTCGGCCGGGTCTCCCTGGTGCGGGTCTTCTCCGGGACGCTGCGGGCGGACACCCCGGTGCACGTCTCCGGGCACGGCCTGGCCGAGCGCGGGCACGACGACCACGACGAGGACGAGCGGCTCGGGCACCTGCACTCCCCGCTCGGCGCCACGCTGCGGCCGGTGACCCGCTGCGTGGCCGGTGACATCTGCGCGGTGACCAAGCTGGCCAGCGCCGAAACCGGCGACACCGTGTCGGCGAAGGACGACCCGATGCTGATCGCCGCCTGGGACATGCCCGAACCGCTCCTGCCGGTGGCCGTGCAGGCGACGTCACGCAGCGACGAGGACGCACTCGCGAAAGGCCTCGTGAAGCTGACCGCCGGTGACCCGACGATGCGCCTGGAGCGCAACGCCGAGACGCACCAGCTCGTGCTGTGGTGCATGGGCGAGGCGCACGCCGACGTCCTGCTCGACCGGCTGAAGGAACAGGGCGTCGACCTGAAGACCGTCCCGGTCATCACCCCGCTGCGGGAGACGTTCGGAGCGCGCGCCACCGGACGCGGTCGGCACGTCAAGCAGTCCGGCGGCCACGGGCAGTACGCGATCTGCGACATCGAGGTCGAACCGCTCGACCGCGGCGCCGGCTTCGAGTTCGTCGACAAGATCGTGGGCGGCGCCGTACCCAACCAGTTCATCCAGTCGGTCGAGAAGGGTGTCCGGGCGCAGATGGTCCGCGGTGTCGCGGCGGGGTTCCCGCTGGTCGACGTCCGCGTGACGCTGGTCGACGGCAAGACCCACAGCGTCGACTCCTCCGACGCCGCGTTCCAGACAGCGGGCGCGCTGGCGCTGCGCGAGGCCGCGGGGCACGGCCGCATCCAGCTGCTGGAGCCGGTCGACACGGTCGCGGTCGAGGTGCCCGACGATTACGTCGGTGCCGTGCTGAGCGATCTGTCCGGGCGGCGCGGGCGGGTCACCGGCACCGAGCCGGTCGGCAACGAACGGTCGAAGGTCAGCGCCGAGGTCCCCGAATCCGAACTCATGCGGTACGCCGTCGACCTCCGGTCGATCACGGCCGGCACCGGCCGGTTCGCCCGCACCTATCTGCGGCACGACCCCATGCCCGAGCACGAGGCCTCGCACCTGCTCAAGGAGACCGCCTCAGCCTGA
- a CDS encoding HIT domain-containing protein: MAYIRGESKPGDSDECPFCAAPAGSDEDGLIVARGDTVYAVLNLYPYNAGHLLVVPYRHVPDYTDLTDGECADVAAFTRQAMRTLRAVSGAHGFNIGMNQGSVAGAGIAAHLHQHVVPRWGGDTNFMPVVGLTRVLPELLADTRALLAEAWPVG, from the coding sequence ATGGCCTACATCCGCGGTGAGAGCAAGCCCGGTGATTCCGACGAGTGCCCGTTCTGCGCGGCCCCGGCCGGATCGGACGAGGACGGTCTGATCGTCGCGCGCGGCGACACCGTCTACGCCGTCCTCAATCTCTATCCCTACAACGCGGGCCATCTGCTCGTGGTGCCCTACCGCCACGTCCCCGACTACACCGACCTCACCGACGGGGAGTGCGCCGACGTCGCGGCCTTCACCCGGCAGGCGATGCGGACGCTGCGCGCCGTGAGCGGTGCGCACGGCTTCAACATCGGGATGAACCAGGGCAGCGTCGCGGGAGCCGGGATCGCCGCGCACCTGCATCAGCACGTCGTCCCGCGCTGGGGTGGCGACACCAACTTCATGCCGGTCGTCGGCCTCACCCGGGTGCTGCCCGAACTGCTCGCCGACACCCGCGCGCTGCTCGCCGAGGCGTGGCCGGTCGGCTGA